Proteins encoded within one genomic window of Bombus terrestris chromosome 11, iyBomTerr1.2, whole genome shotgun sequence:
- the LOC105666201 gene encoding protein Spindly isoform X1 has translation MLSRNSMNEECNEEYIEDSEILNQSRSYNVLKAEYEKCRQENHDLKRKLRVNEAMLREVHEANEILERSHDQRISEKKQYILKVDEKHRTLAKEYENTILNLETKLEQQAEEIEKLRQCADQRIKTECEAVIVDQFENLSFETDNISLKKRVDELLSILQEERKKYEYAEESIAELKSRCDHYEHYTRSIKEQLAEKDQTLEEIRAELSLKRTELESLQMDPTCKSHKGNSIFAEVEDRRQNVMNKMNVLREKYMELKRICKSQIMEIKKLRTERVATLRKLDNDADHTFTENEELVKKYKSRISDLENKLKIEIKKNSNSKQLNCNDTSFRYFQSLVDTQKKEMEELRIKVEDLSTKLLMQEETKMNITKQLHYWRYKASSLEVQMYAMQAELRLDLMNDAEHGISNVPKDLTHRAEHEVSNVLKDLTHKYNTGATIDEKQSTSNQRIKGSAHALPLNYSLEIEHTGCSIENPEEYKTHKQLTDKENSNSTSSDVKVKIITPKKSCKFEHNQSTNNDENKPFHSVENTAIKKSKVSPSTTEHEYPVVYIPTNFND, from the exons ATGTTGTCACGAAATTCAATGAATGAAGAGTGCAATGAAGAATATATCGAAGATTCTGAGATACTTAATCAGAGTCGTTCCTATAACGTATTAAAAGCTGAATACGAAAAATGCAGACAAGAAAATCATGATCTAAAACGAAAACTTCGAGTAAACGAAGCAATGCTACGAGAGGTTCATGAGGCAAATGAAATACTTGAACGTTCTCATGATCAACGAATTTCCgaaaaaaaacaatatattttaaaagtcgATGAAAA ACATCGCACTCTCGCGAAAGAGTATGAAAACACAATTTTGAATCTAGAAACGAAATTAGAGCAACAAgcggaagaaattgaaaaattacgaCAATGTGCTGATCAACGTATAAAGACGGAATGCGAAGCTGTTATCGTAGATCAATTCGAAAATCTTTCTTTCGAAACAGACAACATCTCCTTAAAAAAACGCGTCGATGAACTTTTATCGATACTacaggaagaaaggaagaaatatgaATACGCGGAAGAGTCGATCGCTGAATTAAAATCTCGATGCGACCATTATGAACATTATACTCGA AGTATCAAAGAACAACTAGCGGAGAAAGATCAAACTTTGGAAGAAATTCGCGCAGAGCTTTCTTTGAAACGTACAGAGCTGGAATCACTTCAAATGGATCCTACATGTAAATCACACAAAG GCAATTCAATATTTGCTGAAGTTGAAGATCGTCGGCAGAATGTAATGAATAAAATGAATGTATTACGTGAAAAGTATATGGAACTCAAACGCATATGTAAATCACAAATTATGGAAATCAAAAAACTGAGAACAGAACGTGTTGCAACACTTAGGAAGTTGGATAATGACGCAGATCATACATTTACAGAAAATGAAGAATTAGTTAAGAAATACAAAAGTAGAATATCAGATCTTGAAAACAAATTGAAGattgaaattaagaaaaatagtaATTCAAAACAATTGAATTGTAACGATACATCTTTTAG GTATTTTCAATCTCTGGTAGATACtcagaaaaaagaaatggaagaacTTCGTATAAAAGTTGAAGATCTTTCTACAAAACTTCTGATgcaagaagaaacaaaaatgaaCATTACTAAACAATTACATTATTGGCGTTACAAAGCTTCATCTTTGGAG gttCAAATGTACGCTATGCAAGCAGAATTGAGATTAGATCTTATGAATGATGCAGAACATGGAATTTCAAATGTACCCAAAGATCTCACACATAGGGCAGAACATGAAGTTTCAAATGTACTCAAAGATCTCACACATAAGTATAATACTGGTGCAACAATTGACGAAAAACAATCGACTTCTAACCAAAGAATAAAAGGTTCTGCTCATGCACTTCCATTAAATTATTCTCTTGAAATTGAGCATACTGGTTGTTCAATTGAGAATCCAGAAGAATATAAAACCCACAAACAATTAACAGACAAAGAAAATAGCAACAGTACTAGCAGTGATGTAAAAGTCAAGATTATTACACCAAAAAAATCATGCAAATTTGAACATAACCAAAGTACTAATAACGATGAGAACAAACCTTTCCACTCTGTGGAGAATACAGCCATTAAGAAGAGTAAGGTCTCACCAAGCACAACAGAACATGAATATCCTGTTGTTTACATACCAACTAAtttcaatgattaa
- the LOC105666201 gene encoding protein Spindly isoform X2 translates to MNWLECNEEYIEDSEILNQSRSYNVLKAEYEKCRQENHDLKRKLRVNEAMLREVHEANEILERSHDQRISEKKQYILKVDEKHRTLAKEYENTILNLETKLEQQAEEIEKLRQCADQRIKTECEAVIVDQFENLSFETDNISLKKRVDELLSILQEERKKYEYAEESIAELKSRCDHYEHYTRSIKEQLAEKDQTLEEIRAELSLKRTELESLQMDPTCKSHKGNSIFAEVEDRRQNVMNKMNVLREKYMELKRICKSQIMEIKKLRTERVATLRKLDNDADHTFTENEELVKKYKSRISDLENKLKIEIKKNSNSKQLNCNDTSFRYFQSLVDTQKKEMEELRIKVEDLSTKLLMQEETKMNITKQLHYWRYKASSLEVQMYAMQAELRLDLMNDAEHGISNVPKDLTHRAEHEVSNVLKDLTHKYNTGATIDEKQSTSNQRIKGSAHALPLNYSLEIEHTGCSIENPEEYKTHKQLTDKENSNSTSSDVKVKIITPKKSCKFEHNQSTNNDENKPFHSVENTAIKKSKVSPSTTEHEYPVVYIPTNFND, encoded by the exons ATGAATTGGTTAG AGTGCAATGAAGAATATATCGAAGATTCTGAGATACTTAATCAGAGTCGTTCCTATAACGTATTAAAAGCTGAATACGAAAAATGCAGACAAGAAAATCATGATCTAAAACGAAAACTTCGAGTAAACGAAGCAATGCTACGAGAGGTTCATGAGGCAAATGAAATACTTGAACGTTCTCATGATCAACGAATTTCCgaaaaaaaacaatatattttaaaagtcgATGAAAA ACATCGCACTCTCGCGAAAGAGTATGAAAACACAATTTTGAATCTAGAAACGAAATTAGAGCAACAAgcggaagaaattgaaaaattacgaCAATGTGCTGATCAACGTATAAAGACGGAATGCGAAGCTGTTATCGTAGATCAATTCGAAAATCTTTCTTTCGAAACAGACAACATCTCCTTAAAAAAACGCGTCGATGAACTTTTATCGATACTacaggaagaaaggaagaaatatgaATACGCGGAAGAGTCGATCGCTGAATTAAAATCTCGATGCGACCATTATGAACATTATACTCGA AGTATCAAAGAACAACTAGCGGAGAAAGATCAAACTTTGGAAGAAATTCGCGCAGAGCTTTCTTTGAAACGTACAGAGCTGGAATCACTTCAAATGGATCCTACATGTAAATCACACAAAG GCAATTCAATATTTGCTGAAGTTGAAGATCGTCGGCAGAATGTAATGAATAAAATGAATGTATTACGTGAAAAGTATATGGAACTCAAACGCATATGTAAATCACAAATTATGGAAATCAAAAAACTGAGAACAGAACGTGTTGCAACACTTAGGAAGTTGGATAATGACGCAGATCATACATTTACAGAAAATGAAGAATTAGTTAAGAAATACAAAAGTAGAATATCAGATCTTGAAAACAAATTGAAGattgaaattaagaaaaatagtaATTCAAAACAATTGAATTGTAACGATACATCTTTTAG GTATTTTCAATCTCTGGTAGATACtcagaaaaaagaaatggaagaacTTCGTATAAAAGTTGAAGATCTTTCTACAAAACTTCTGATgcaagaagaaacaaaaatgaaCATTACTAAACAATTACATTATTGGCGTTACAAAGCTTCATCTTTGGAG gttCAAATGTACGCTATGCAAGCAGAATTGAGATTAGATCTTATGAATGATGCAGAACATGGAATTTCAAATGTACCCAAAGATCTCACACATAGGGCAGAACATGAAGTTTCAAATGTACTCAAAGATCTCACACATAAGTATAATACTGGTGCAACAATTGACGAAAAACAATCGACTTCTAACCAAAGAATAAAAGGTTCTGCTCATGCACTTCCATTAAATTATTCTCTTGAAATTGAGCATACTGGTTGTTCAATTGAGAATCCAGAAGAATATAAAACCCACAAACAATTAACAGACAAAGAAAATAGCAACAGTACTAGCAGTGATGTAAAAGTCAAGATTATTACACCAAAAAAATCATGCAAATTTGAACATAACCAAAGTACTAATAACGATGAGAACAAACCTTTCCACTCTGTGGAGAATACAGCCATTAAGAAGAGTAAGGTCTCACCAAGCACAACAGAACATGAATATCCTGTTGTTTACATACCAACTAAtttcaatgattaa